The following proteins are co-located in the Echinicola sp. 20G genome:
- a CDS encoding DUF1801 domain-containing protein, which yields MLKETDQFYAHQEEPNRSCLLALRKVILCQDSEVSETKKYGMPCFCYKKKMFCYLWTDKKTNEPYLLMVEGKHLEHPKLETGSRSRMKIFRVNPTEDLPLEDIIEILGQALNLYKNGIIKIKP from the coding sequence ATGCTCAAAGAAACAGACCAATTCTACGCCCATCAGGAAGAGCCCAACAGGTCCTGTTTATTGGCATTGCGTAAGGTTATTCTATGCCAAGACTCTGAGGTATCTGAAACCAAAAAATATGGAATGCCTTGCTTTTGCTATAAAAAAAAGATGTTTTGCTATCTATGGACAGATAAGAAAACAAATGAACCATACCTCCTGATGGTAGAAGGCAAACATCTTGAGCATCCCAAACTGGAAACGGGGAGTAGAAGTAGAATGAAAATTTTCAGGGTTAATCCTACTGAAGATTTACCATTAGAGGATATAATTGAAATTTTGGGTCAAGCCTTAAACCTATATAAAAATGGTATAATCAAGATCAAACCATAA
- the katG gene encoding catalase/peroxidase HPI, with amino-acid sequence MENNNGSRSFDVNDSSRKCPFSGGAPKKSAGGGTSNLDWWPDRLRVDILRQHSSLSNPMDKDFNYAEAFKSLDYEGLKKDLHALMTDSQDWWPADFGHYGGLFIRMAWHSAGTYRIGDGRGGAGAGQQRFAPLNSWPDNASLDKARRLLWPIKQKYGKKISWADLMVLAGNVALESMGFKTFGFGGGREDVWEPEQDVYWGSEKEWLEDKRYSGERDLEDPLAAVVMGLIYVDPEGPNGNGDPISAAHDIRETFGRMAMNDEETVALIAGGHSFGKTHGAADPGEFIGPEPEAAPIESMGFGWQNTFGSGKGPDAITGGPEVTWTQTPTQWSNFFFENLFKYEWEMTKSPAGAKQWVAKDAEESIPDAFDSSKKHRPTMLTTDLSLRFDPEYEKISRRFYENPDQFADAFARAWYKLTHRDMGPLNRYLGPEVAQEELIWQDPIPALDHKVVDEQDIASLKSKILASGLSVSQLISTAWASASTFRGSDMRGGANGARIRLEPQKDWEVNNPAELSKILKIYEGIQSDFNGAQSDGKKISIADLIVLGGCAGLEKAAKDGGHQIKVPFTPGRMDTSQEQTEIDTFTYLEPVADGFRNYRRTRFDVSTEALLIDRAQLLTLTAPELTVLIGGLRVLGTNYDGAKHGVLTHNPGVLSNDFFLNLLDMGTVWRPVSEDNKEVFEGRDAKTGEVKWTGTRADLVFGSNSELRALAEVYGCQDSNEKFVKDFVAAWDKVMNLDRFDLD; translated from the coding sequence ATGGAAAACAATAATGGATCCCGAAGTTTTGATGTAAATGACAGCAGTCGCAAATGCCCCTTCTCAGGTGGAGCCCCCAAGAAAAGCGCTGGGGGAGGAACCAGCAATTTGGATTGGTGGCCTGATAGACTGAGGGTAGATATCTTAAGACAACATTCTTCCTTGTCCAACCCAATGGATAAAGATTTCAATTATGCCGAAGCTTTCAAAAGCCTGGACTATGAAGGGTTGAAAAAGGATTTACATGCATTGATGACTGATTCACAAGACTGGTGGCCGGCAGACTTTGGGCACTATGGTGGGCTTTTTATCAGGATGGCTTGGCACAGTGCTGGAACTTATCGTATTGGTGATGGCCGAGGAGGAGCAGGAGCTGGGCAGCAGCGGTTTGCCCCACTGAACAGCTGGCCGGACAATGCCAGTTTGGATAAAGCCAGAAGGCTGCTGTGGCCCATCAAGCAGAAGTATGGCAAAAAGATTTCATGGGCTGACCTGATGGTCTTGGCAGGCAATGTAGCATTGGAATCTATGGGCTTTAAAACCTTTGGCTTTGGAGGAGGGCGTGAAGATGTTTGGGAACCGGAGCAAGATGTATATTGGGGTTCTGAAAAAGAGTGGCTGGAAGATAAAAGGTACTCTGGGGAAAGGGATTTGGAGGATCCATTGGCTGCAGTGGTGATGGGCTTGATTTATGTGGATCCTGAAGGACCGAATGGCAATGGGGATCCTATTTCTGCTGCGCATGATATTCGGGAGACTTTTGGAAGGATGGCCATGAATGATGAGGAAACGGTGGCTTTGATTGCAGGAGGACATTCCTTTGGAAAGACCCACGGAGCGGCGGATCCCGGAGAGTTTATAGGACCTGAACCTGAGGCAGCTCCCATTGAGTCCATGGGCTTTGGCTGGCAAAATACTTTTGGGTCTGGAAAGGGGCCTGATGCGATTACCGGTGGGCCTGAGGTGACTTGGACACAAACCCCTACACAGTGGAGTAACTTCTTTTTCGAGAATTTATTTAAGTATGAATGGGAGATGACCAAAAGCCCTGCGGGAGCGAAACAGTGGGTGGCCAAAGACGCAGAGGAGAGCATTCCTGATGCCTTTGATTCCTCCAAAAAACATCGCCCTACCATGTTGACTACTGATTTGTCCTTACGTTTCGACCCGGAATATGAGAAGATTTCAAGACGATTTTATGAAAATCCTGACCAGTTTGCAGATGCTTTTGCCAGGGCTTGGTACAAGTTGACCCACCGTGATATGGGGCCTCTGAACAGGTACCTCGGGCCAGAAGTAGCACAAGAGGAGTTGATCTGGCAAGACCCTATTCCTGCATTGGATCATAAGGTGGTAGATGAACAGGATATAGCATCTTTAAAGTCCAAAATATTGGCTTCTGGTTTATCTGTTTCTCAGCTAATTTCTACCGCTTGGGCTTCTGCCTCTACTTTCCGAGGCTCGGATATGCGTGGAGGAGCCAATGGCGCCCGCATTCGCTTGGAACCGCAAAAGGACTGGGAAGTAAACAATCCGGCAGAACTATCCAAAATTCTAAAAATCTATGAAGGGATTCAAAGTGATTTTAATGGTGCCCAGTCTGATGGAAAGAAAATCTCTATAGCGGACTTGATTGTACTGGGTGGCTGTGCAGGTTTGGAAAAGGCAGCGAAAGATGGAGGCCATCAAATTAAAGTGCCGTTCACTCCTGGTAGAATGGATACTTCCCAGGAACAAACCGAAATAGATACCTTTACCTACCTTGAGCCCGTAGCGGATGGATTTAGAAATTATAGAAGGACTCGGTTTGATGTGTCCACCGAGGCATTGCTGATCGATAGGGCCCAACTCCTGACTTTGACCGCACCAGAACTCACCGTGCTCATAGGTGGCTTGCGTGTTTTGGGTACCAATTATGATGGGGCCAAACATGGTGTGCTGACTCATAACCCTGGGGTGCTTTCCAATGACTTTTTCTTGAACTTACTGGATATGGGAACGGTATGGCGTCCGGTGTCTGAAGATAATAAGGAAGTCTTTGAAGGACGGGATGCCAAAACAGGGGAGGTGAAGTGGACCGGCACCCGAGCTGATTTGGTTTTCGGTTCCAACTCTGAGTTGAGGGCTTTGGCAGAGGTTTATGGTTGCCAGGATTCCAATGAGAAATTTGTGAAGGACTTTGTGGCAGCTTGGGACAAAGTAATGAACCTGGACCGCTTTGATTTGGATTGA
- the katG gene encoding catalase/peroxidase HPI, with product MKKILPFCWLLAFGAIFSACQNKTTLEEVAEADGHSGATKKSSSNMRATSNSEWWPNQLNLSILRQHSSLSNPMGEDFNYIEEFNSLDYDSLKSDIRKVLTDSQDWWPADFGHYGGLFIRMAWHSAGTYRTADGRGGSRAGQQRFAPLNSWPDNANLDKARRLIWPIKQKYGNKISWADLLVLTGNVALEDMGFETFGFAGGREDTWEPELDIYWGAEKEWLSDEKRYSGDRELENPLAAVQMGLIYVNPEGPNGNPDPLLAADDIRATFGRMGMNEEETVALIAGGHTLGKAHGAGPATHVGTDPEASSIEEQGFGWKSDYKSGKGADAITSGLEVTWTPTPTQWSHLFFVSLFENEWELTKSPAGAHQWVAKDSDMTVPDAFDKSKRHQPTMFTTDLSLRFDPSFEKISRKFYENPELFNEAFARAWFKLTHRDMGPKTTYLGPEAPKEDLIWQDPIPAVNHPLINKSDIAKLKSNILASDLSISEMVSTAWASASTYRGSDRRGGANGARIRLAPQKDWDVNNPEQLAKVLGTLEKIQADFNATSGTKKVSMADLIVLAGDAAIEKAAANAGYPISIPFAPGRMDALQEQTDVESFALLEPMADGFRNYLKTQYTLSTEELLVDKAQLLTLTAPEMTVLLGGMRSLHANYDGSEKGILGTQPDQLTNDFFVNLLDMGTEWSPLDETKELFEGKDRKTGEVKYTATRADLIFGSNSELRALSELYASSSNEKFINDFVKAWDKVMKLDRFDLIYPQD from the coding sequence ATGAAAAAGATCTTACCTTTTTGCTGGCTATTGGCCTTTGGTGCAATTTTTTCTGCTTGTCAGAATAAGACCACATTGGAGGAAGTAGCTGAAGCCGATGGGCATTCTGGTGCTACTAAGAAAAGTAGTTCCAATATGCGTGCTACCAGTAACAGTGAATGGTGGCCCAACCAACTCAACTTGAGCATTCTTCGCCAACATTCTTCGCTTTCCAATCCCATGGGCGAAGACTTTAACTATATCGAAGAGTTCAACAGCTTGGATTATGATTCCCTGAAAAGTGATATTCGCAAAGTCTTGACAGATTCCCAGGACTGGTGGCCAGCTGACTTTGGACATTACGGAGGACTATTTATCAGAATGGCTTGGCACAGTGCCGGTACATACCGAACAGCCGATGGTAGAGGTGGTTCGCGGGCAGGACAGCAACGATTTGCGCCACTGAACAGCTGGCCAGATAATGCCAACTTGGACAAGGCAAGGCGTCTTATTTGGCCTATCAAGCAAAAATATGGCAACAAAATCTCTTGGGCTGACTTGTTGGTTTTAACTGGTAATGTTGCTCTGGAAGATATGGGGTTTGAAACTTTTGGCTTTGCCGGAGGAAGAGAGGACACTTGGGAACCTGAATTGGATATTTATTGGGGAGCTGAAAAAGAGTGGCTTTCTGACGAAAAACGTTATTCCGGCGATCGTGAGTTGGAAAACCCACTAGCCGCTGTTCAGATGGGATTGATCTATGTCAACCCAGAAGGACCAAATGGCAACCCTGATCCCCTTTTGGCAGCTGATGATATTCGCGCCACATTTGGTAGAATGGGAATGAATGAAGAAGAAACCGTTGCCTTAATTGCAGGTGGGCACACTTTGGGGAAAGCACATGGCGCTGGTCCTGCCACCCATGTAGGAACAGATCCGGAAGCCTCTAGCATTGAAGAACAAGGTTTTGGATGGAAAAGTGACTATAAATCCGGAAAAGGTGCAGATGCTATCACCTCTGGATTGGAAGTTACATGGACCCCTACCCCTACCCAGTGGAGCCACTTGTTCTTTGTCAGCTTGTTTGAAAATGAATGGGAACTGACCAAGAGTCCTGCCGGTGCCCACCAATGGGTAGCTAAGGATTCCGATATGACGGTTCCTGATGCCTTTGACAAAAGCAAAAGACATCAACCGACCATGTTTACCACCGATTTATCTTTACGATTTGACCCCAGCTTTGAAAAGATCTCAAGAAAGTTCTACGAGAATCCCGAGCTTTTCAATGAAGCTTTTGCAAGGGCCTGGTTCAAACTGACACATAGGGACATGGGACCAAAGACCACTTATTTAGGCCCTGAAGCCCCCAAAGAAGATTTGATTTGGCAGGATCCAATCCCCGCTGTTAACCATCCTTTGATCAACAAAAGTGACATTGCAAAACTCAAGTCAAACATTTTGGCTTCAGACCTGAGCATTAGTGAAATGGTTTCCACTGCCTGGGCTTCAGCTTCTACTTACAGAGGATCTGACCGCAGAGGAGGCGCCAATGGAGCAAGAATCCGTCTAGCACCACAAAAGGATTGGGATGTTAATAATCCTGAGCAATTGGCAAAAGTTCTAGGCACTCTTGAAAAGATTCAGGCAGATTTCAACGCTACTTCAGGAACCAAAAAGGTTTCAATGGCCGACCTGATCGTATTGGCTGGTGATGCAGCCATTGAGAAAGCTGCCGCCAATGCCGGTTACCCTATCAGCATTCCTTTCGCTCCGGGCCGTATGGATGCCCTTCAAGAGCAAACAGATGTGGAGTCTTTTGCCCTACTGGAGCCAATGGCTGATGGTTTTAGAAATTATCTAAAAACCCAGTACACCCTTTCTACCGAAGAATTATTGGTGGATAAAGCGCAGCTTTTGACACTTACAGCTCCAGAAATGACCGTATTACTTGGAGGGATGCGTTCTCTTCATGCGAACTATGATGGATCTGAAAAGGGGATATTGGGAACCCAGCCTGACCAATTGACCAATGATTTCTTTGTCAATCTATTGGACATGGGTACAGAATGGAGTCCTCTGGATGAAACCAAGGAACTTTTTGAGGGCAAAGACAGAAAAACCGGTGAAGTCAAATACACTGCCACCCGTGCAGATTTGATCTTTGGCTCCAACTCTGAATTGCGCGCACTATCGGAACTTTATGCTAGTTCATCCAATGAAAAGTTTATCAATGACTTCGTTAAGGCCTGGGATAAAGTAATGAAGTTAGATCGATTTGATTTGATCTATCCACAGGATTAA